The genomic stretch gaaaaatcccCTAACACTTCTCAAAACACCGTTTCCTCCAGAGGCCATGTTGTGTTTTTTTCGGAGGCTTGTTCCGAGTTTCCCTCCCGTCTGTAAATTATAAAGCGCAAAGATTGGTAACGATAGTTTCAACATGGCGAGCGCCTGCTTGTCTTGCACAGCGTTCCGCTTGAATTTTATTTCCATAAGATGCTTCAAGGAAAGATTTTCTTTCACAAAACTCAAGAACATTATGCCTGCAGGTGTAGCTTCTAGTCTCAGCTTTGTTAGCTATCGGTGTTTCTGCAAAGAAACGATTTCTGGTCACAGTTTGTCCCTGTCCCTGAAGGGTCAAAAAAGCGTGTTCAACATCCAAAAGTCACGACATATAAGTGGTTCATTATCTCTTCTGCATCGCGATACTGGAGAGGCAAAGGTTAGGGGGATAAAGATCAAGGCAAAGATTGAGCAAATGAAGGAAATGGTAAGACAAAATAGTCAAACTGTTTGTTACACGTTTAAAACCACGGGAAGATAATTTCGCTGTGAACCAGTTCACCACCACGATGTCACGGAGCACCGACTTCTGTCACGCTTTAGGACGAAGAGTACGTCTGGTGGCAGGGTATATACTCCATGGGACAATGCCATGGATGCATCCTATATACTCTATCCTAGCCTCAACAGAGTGCATTATGAAACTGGAAAATGCACCTTTGATCTGGAAACTGAGAGTGTTTTTCTCGCTCTGAGAACAGTTTTCAGTCTTGGCCATTAAGATTGCTTGAAATCACATTCAGCCTCAAACATTAATAAGAAAAAGTTTTCAGTATCTACCAATGTTACTTGCCAAGACTGAAAACCGTGCTCAAGGCAAGAAAGATGTTCTCAGTTTCCAGATGAAAAgtgcattttctgttttgataaTGCACTCTGTTCAGTGTCACTAGCTTTTTAGGACAACAGCTCATAGTCGAGGATGAAAAAAGGATGGTTAGTGGATTTAAGGATGGTGAGTAGATGTGACTTGTTAGCTCTAACTGGAGGATCTTATTCTTTGAAGAAAGAAGACATATTTACTGTTCCAAACTTGCTGTCCACTCTCAGAATACTGGCTACACCAGTTCTTGGTTACTTGATACTTACGCAGGATTTTGTCAGTTCCATGGCTCTGTTTGGCGTAGCTGGGATCACAGATTTAGTAAGTGCTTAAGACATGTTATTGAACTAGTTTGTTTGGTCcgtactgggaaaatattggttTTCAGGGTTggtccataaacttgcaaaaaggAGCGAGACCAATTTTTGATTTCCCAGTAAAGACTTAACAAGTTAGTTCAATAAGGTTTTTATTATATTGGCTCTCTTGTGCTCACTGACGGggttctggaaagtaaaattcatACTGAAACTCTGACAtgactaaataaaaaaacatttctcatatttttctttttaagtccAAGAAAATTGGAGCAGTTTGGCAACTTATATACACAGCATGCTTCATGACTGGTCCATGTTAGTGGTCTGTATTGCAAAATTTGGACCTCTtcagagaaccaatcagaattctcctTTTCATCTCAGACCAGTTTGCCTAGGCTGATAAATTCAGTTTCTAAAGG from Montipora capricornis isolate CH-2021 chromosome 12, ASM3666992v2, whole genome shotgun sequence encodes the following:
- the LOC138026802 gene encoding cardiolipin synthase (CMP-forming)-like: MASACLSCTAFRLNFISIRCFKERFSFTKLKNIMPAGVASSLSFVSYRCFCKETISGHSLSLSLKGQKSVFNIQKSRHISGSLSLLHRDTGEAKVRGIKIKAKIEQMKEMKEDIFTVPNLLSTLRILATPVLGYLILTQDFVSSMALFGVAGITDLLDGYIARNFRNQKSVLGTILDPLADKILISVLTVSLTMVSLLPVPLTALILSRDALLVSYAFYLRFKSLPSPKSLSRYFDVNFPTVELRPNLLGKANTVLQLALVGCSLAAPVAGFVDHPYLHYLWYTVACSTILSSINYVIYFKESVKYLK